From a single Micromonospora carbonacea genomic region:
- a CDS encoding 7-cyano-7-deazaguanine synthase has translation MTTHRYAYHYVTDGAARTSHAGHLVNDRLFRARGSAIERNLSPAPPPPVWAQDLLRIAKATYLADKLSRRDRTPDRWTRDIDLSIQLVEPDRWSNRAEPLLAALLETLTADRWEIRFRPGAVGHRGVPGWLFDDAPAEEVALFSGGLDSTAYAAERVGTAGGPLLLVSYYDPALKHRQEELLDAVRRLGSRPLIHRAVLLQSRANGVRLEPSSRSRGLLFLSTAVYAAAAHLASRVTVPENGQLAVNPPLTPARIAACSTRSVHPRTLHLVNQLIETVGGRVEVVNPLLFDTKGEVCRRALDAGLPPATLMATVSCGHPPRNYSASRFDHCGHCYPCLVRQSGLLAASGRDDTPYERDVWAPAAGRNDVGHRDALHAWLGRGFGIREVTTDVPLPPQTDTSALLRTLLRGRRELNDLFARHHMPGSTRTPAA, from the coding sequence ATGACCACGCACCGGTACGCCTACCACTACGTCACTGACGGGGCGGCGAGGACTTCCCACGCCGGCCATCTCGTGAACGACCGGCTGTTCCGGGCCCGAGGCAGCGCCATCGAGCGAAACCTGTCCCCGGCGCCACCGCCGCCCGTCTGGGCGCAGGATCTCCTCCGCATCGCCAAGGCCACCTACCTCGCCGACAAGCTCTCCCGGCGGGACCGCACACCGGACCGCTGGACTCGGGACATCGACCTGTCCATCCAACTCGTCGAGCCGGACAGGTGGAGCAATCGCGCCGAGCCGCTGCTGGCCGCGTTGCTGGAGACCCTGACGGCGGACCGCTGGGAAATTCGGTTCCGTCCCGGCGCGGTCGGCCACCGGGGCGTACCCGGCTGGCTGTTCGACGACGCACCGGCGGAGGAGGTGGCGCTCTTCTCCGGCGGACTCGACTCCACCGCCTACGCGGCAGAACGGGTTGGGACGGCCGGCGGCCCGCTGTTGCTGGTGTCCTACTACGACCCCGCGCTCAAGCACCGACAGGAGGAACTCCTCGACGCCGTCCGGCGTCTCGGCTCCCGCCCGCTTATACACCGGGCCGTGCTCCTGCAGTCCAGGGCCAACGGCGTACGCCTCGAGCCGAGTTCCCGCTCCCGGGGGCTCCTGTTCCTGTCCACCGCCGTCTACGCGGCTGCCGCGCATCTCGCCTCCCGGGTCACGGTCCCCGAGAACGGGCAGTTGGCGGTGAACCCGCCGTTGACACCGGCGCGCATTGCCGCCTGCTCCACCCGCTCCGTGCACCCTCGGACCCTGCACCTGGTCAATCAGCTCATCGAAACGGTCGGCGGGAGGGTCGAGGTGGTGAACCCTCTGTTGTTCGACACCAAGGGTGAGGTGTGCCGCCGAGCCCTCGACGCGGGACTGCCACCCGCCACACTGATGGCGACGGTGAGCTGCGGCCACCCGCCCCGGAACTACAGCGCCAGCCGCTTCGACCACTGCGGGCACTGCTACCCCTGCCTGGTACGACAGTCCGGCTTGCTCGCGGCCTCGGGACGGGACGACACGCCGTACGAAAGGGATGTCTGGGCCCCGGCAGCCGGCAGGAACGACGTCGGCCATCGCGACGCCCTGCACGCATGGCTGGGACGGGGTTTCGGCATCCGCGAAGTGACGACAGACGTTCCCCTCCCCCCGCAGACAGACACATCCGCCCTCCTGCGGACCCTGCTACGGGGGCGGAGGGAACTGAACGACCTCTTCGCCCGCCATCACATGCCCGGCTCGACCAGAACGCCAGCAGCCTGA